The following coding sequences are from one Capsicum annuum cultivar UCD-10X-F1 chromosome 3, UCD10Xv1.1, whole genome shotgun sequence window:
- the LOC107863621 gene encoding DEAD-box ATP-dependent RNA helicase 37: MRNSWADSVENVATDNVGPSGGTGASASTRRSSYVPPHLRNKPIAAEPLAPSQGGPPGNDRLGFNGPTSGSRWGGSRPDYGRQGGYSGGGRSGGGWGGRGGGWSREREVNPFGNDADVDLEQSFEQENTGINFDAYEDIPVETSGENVPPPVNTFAEIDLGEAVNLNIRRCKYVKPTPVQRYAIPISLAGRDLMACAQTGSGKTAAFCFPIISGIMRGSFPQRPRGVRTVFPLALILSPTRELSMQIHEEAKKFSYETGVRVVVAYGGAPINQQLRELERGVDILVATPGRLVDLLERAKVSLQMIRYLALDEADRMLDMGFEPQIRRIVEQMDMPPPGERQTMLFSATFPKEIQRLASDFLANYIFLAVGRVGSSTDLIVQRVEFVHDGDKRSHLMDLLHAQMANGVHGKHALTLVFVETKKGADALEHWLCINGFPATAIHGDRTQQEREQALRTFKRGDTPILVATDVAARGLDIPHVSHVINFDLPNDIDDYVHRIGRTGRAGKTGLATAFFNEGNLSMSKPLADLMQEANQEVPEWLTRYASRSYGGRNRRAGGGRFGGRDFRRDSSYNRSGGGVNYYDGGNSSGGYGNYSGGYGPGVTSAWD; encoded by the exons ATGAGGAACTCTTGGGCAGATTCTGTTGAGAATGTAGCCACTGATAATGTTGGGCCCAGTGGCGGGACTGGAGCTTCTGCTTCTACAAGGAGATCatcttatgtgccaccacatctTCGCAACAAACCAATTGCAGCCGAGCCTCTAGCTCCATCACAGGGTGGCCCTCCTGGTAATGACCGCTTAGGGTTCAATGGACCAACTAGTGGGTCTCGATGGGGTGGTTCTAGGCCAGATTACGGACGTCAAGGGGGGTATAGTGGTGGTGGCCGCAGCGGAGGTGGTTGGGGtggcagaggaggtggttggagtaGAGAACGGGAAGTTAACCCTTTCGGTAATGATGCAGATGTGGACTTGGAGCAATCGTTTGAGCAGGAGAATACTGGTATAAATTTTGATGCTTATGAGGATATTCCAGTAGAAACAAGTGGAGAAAATGTGCCACCTCCTGTTAATACATTTGCTGAGATAGATTTAGGGGAGGCTGTTAACTTGAATATTAGGAGGTGCAAGTATGTTAAGCCAACTCCTGTCCAGCGATATGCAATTCCCATCTCCTTAGCAGGACGAGATCTCATGGCCTGTGCCCAGACTGGATCCGGCAAGACAGCGGCCTTTTGTTTCCCAATTATTAGTGGAATCATGAGGGGGAGTTTTCCGCAACGGCCTCGTGGGGTGCGTACAGTGTTTCCCCTTGCTCTTATTCTCTCTCCAACAAGAGAGCTCTCAATGCAG ATACACGAGGAAGCTAAAAAATTTTCTTATGAGACTGGTGTTAGAGTGGTAGTGGCCTATGGTGGAGCCCCAATCAATCAACAG CTCCGAGAGCTTGAGAGAGGAGTTGATATTCTTGTGGCAACTCCTGGAAGACTGGTTGATTTACTTGAGAGAGCAAAAGTTTCATTACAGATGATCAGATATTTAGCACTCGATGAGGCAGATCGTATGCTGGACATGGGATTCGAACCTCAAATCAGAAGGATTGTGGAGCAAATGGATATGCCTCCACCTGGTGAAAGACAGACTATGCTGTTCAGTGCTACATTCCCAAAGGAGATTCAG AGACTGGCTTCTGATTTTCTTGCAAACTACATATTTTTGGCGGTTGGACGGGTTGGTTCTAGTACTGATTTGATTGTTCAACGAGTTGAATTTGTTCATGATGGTGACAAGAGAAGCCATCTTATGGACCTACTTCATGCACAGATGGCTAATGGGGTTCACGGCAAG CATGCTCTAACTTTGGTATTTGTCGAAACAAAGAAGGGTGCTGATGCATTGGAGCATTGGCTGTGTATTAATGGGTTTCCTGCGACTGCCATTCATGGTGATAGGACTCAGCAG GAAAGGGAGCAAGCGTTGAGAACATTCAAGAGAGGAGATACCCCAATTTTAGTTGCGACAGATGTGGCTGCTCGAGGCCTTGATATCCCTCATGTTTCTCATGTTATCAACTTTGACCTTCCTAATGACATTGATGATTATGTGCACCGTATAGGCAGGACAGGCCGTGCAGGCAAGACAGGACTAGCAACTGCTTTCTTTAATGAAGGTAACCTTTCGATGTCCAAACCTCTAGCTGACTTGATGCAAGAAGCTAATCAGGAAGTACCCGAATGGTTGACTCGTTATGCTAGCCGTTCATACGGAGGTAGAAACAGGCGGGCTGGCGGAGGCCGTTTTGGTGGGCGTGACTTCAGGAGGGATTCCTCATACAATAGAAGTGGAGGTGGTGTGAATTACTATGATGGAGGTAATAGTAGTGGTGGTTATGGCAATTACAGTGGAGGATATGGTCCTGGAGTAACTAGTGCCTGGGACTAG